GCATCCTGCAGTCGGCCGGCCTGATCAAGCTCAAGGACGGCGGCTCGATCTTCTCGACGCTCGCCGACATCGACAAGGACGCCTCGAAGGTCAAGGTCAAGGCGATCAAGGCCGACCTGACGCCCACCTCGCTGCCCGACGTGGCCGCCGCGATCGTCAACAACGACTTCGTCGAGAAGGCCGGCCTGAAGTTCGAGGACGCCATCGCGAAGGACGATCCGTCCGACCCGAACGCGGTGCCGTACATCAACATCTTCGCCGTCCGCGCCGAGGACAAGGACAACAAGACCTACGCGAAGCTGGTCGAGGTCTACCAGAACAGCAAGAAGGTCCAGGACGGCGTGCAGGACATCGCGGCCGGGACGGCCGAGCTGCTGAAGACGCCGGTCGCCGACCTCGAGGCCTCGCTGGCCAAGGTCGAGGCGGACACCCGCGCGCGGGGCTGACGATGGCACTGGTCGAGCTGCGTGACGTCCACAAGACGTTCGCGCCCACGAAGCGCGGTGGCGCCCCGATCGAGGCGGTCCGCGGGGTCTCCCTGGACGTCGAGGCCGGCGAGATCCACGCGATCGTCGGGTACTCCGGCGCGGGCAAGTCCACCCTGGTGCGACTCGTCAACGCCCTGGAGCAGCCCACGTCCGGCACGGTGACGGTGGACGGCACGCGGCTCGACCAGCTGGGGGAGCGGGACCTGCGCCGCGTGCGGCAGGGGATCGGGATGGTCTTCCAGCAGTTCAACCTCATGCGGTCGCGGACCGTGTGGGGGAACCTGGAGTTCCCGCTGAAGTTGGCGGGCGTCGACCCGGCCGAGCGCCAGCGGCGGATCTCCGAGCTGCTGCACTTCGTCGGCCTGGCCGACAAGGCGCACGCCCACCCCGAGCAGTTGTCGGGCGGTCAGAAGCAGCGCGTGGGGATCGCCCGGGCGCTGGCGACGAACCCGTCGATCCTGTTGGCGGACGAGTCGACCAGCGCCCTGGACCCCGACACCACGCGCGAGGTCCTCGGCCTCCTGCGCAAGGTGAACGAGGAGCTGGGCATCACCATCATCGTCATCACGCACGAGATGGACGTCGTCCGGACGCTGGCCCACAAGGTCAGCGTCATGGAGACCGGCCGGGTGGTCGAGAGCGGTCCCGTGATCGACATCTTCGCCCGCCCGCGCGAGGCGGTGACCCGTCGCTTCGTCAGCACGCTCGTCGACGAGGTCCCGCAGGGCGCCGAGCTCGAGGCGCTGCGGCGTCAGTTCGAGGGCCGGTTGATCGTCGTGGACGTCGAGGGGCACACCAGTCAGTCCGACGTGTTCACTGCGCTGGCGACCCGCGGTCTGTCCGTCGAGGTCGTCCAGGGCGGCGTGAACCGCGTCGGCCCGGCCGTGTTCGGCCACGTGACCCTCGCGGTCCGCGGCGAGGGAGTGGACGAGGTCGTGGCCGAGGTCGGCCGCCTCGAGGGCGTGGAGGTGCTCGCATGATCAGCCAGGACACCAACCTGCCCGAGCTGTGGTCGCTCATCGGGACGGCGACGTGGGAGACCGTCTACATGGTCGCGATCACCCTCGCCATCGGTGGCTTCCTGGGCCTGGGCGTGGGTCTCGCGCTCTACGCGACCCGCGCGGGTGGGCTCTTCGCGAACCGGGTGGCGTTCACGCTGCTGAACCTCGTGGTCAACTTCTTCCGACCCATTCCGTTCGTCATCTTCATCGCGACGGTCCAGCCGCTGGCTCGCCTCGTCGTGGGCATCGGCATCGGCAACAAGGCGATCATCTTCGCGATGACGCTGGCGGCGATGTTCGGCATCGGCCGCATCGTCGAGCAGAACCTCGTGACGGTCGACTCCGGGGTCATCGAGGCGGCACGCTCGATGGGCGCCAGCCGGCTGCGCATCCTCACGACCGTCGTCGTTCCCGAGGCGCTCGGCCCGCTGATCCTGGGCTACACGTTCGCCTTCGTGGCGATCGTCGACATGAGCGCGATCGCGGGCGCGATCGGCGCCGGCGGCCTGGGCAACTTCGCGCTCCAGTACGGCTACCGCCAGTTCGACACCGTCGTGACGTGGACCGTGGTGCTGATCATCGTCGCGTTCGTCCAGGTGGGGCAGTTCCTCGGGAACACCGCGGCGCGCCGCGTCCTGCGGCGCTGACGAGGTCCCGGCCGCATCGTGAGACGAGCGGAAACTGTCCGAGGCGCGTGAGTGACTGGAGGTCCGACCGCACGACCGACGACTGGAGGTGACCGTCATGACCGAGCCGATCCGCAGGCCCGTCTCGCAGTTGCGAGCCGGCGACCTGATCGCCCCGGACGACGGAGGGACCGTCTACGTCGTGTGCGCGATCTCCCAGCCGGTCGGCACGAGCCGGCGGGCCGAGGTGGTCGACGCTCGCACGGGCGAGGCCGACCACTGCGTGCTGCTGCCGCTGCACGACGCGGTGCTGACCGTCCCGGGCCGGGCCCGCTGGGTCGAGGTCCCCGATGCGGCCGGTGACGAGGTCGCTGGACTGCTCGTCGGCCCCGAGTTCCCCGTCGACGATGCCGTGCACGCGGTCTGGGAGGTCGAGATCGACCTGTTGAGCCACCCCGGCTGGGAGGAGCTCGTCCGTGGTGCGCGGCTCGACCCGGTCGCGGAAGCCGCCTGACGTGACACCGGCGGCATGCCTCGCCATACTGCTCCGGTGCTGATCTCCTCCCGTTCCCGGTCCCTTCGACTGCCCGTCGTCGGGCTGCTCGCCCTGGCCGTCCTCCTCGCGTCCTGTGCGGGCGAGGGGGCCCAGCAGGACACGTCCGCGCCCGAGACGTCGGCGCCACCGGCGATCACTCTCGCGTCGATCGGTCTGGGCGAGGTTCCGGCCCCGGACGCGATCGATGCGGACTGGCCGAAGGCCCCGGCCGGTTTCGACGCCGAGCGCTACCACTCGATGGTCTACGCCCTGCGCAACTGGGGGCAGGCGGCGGCGCTCAGTCAACAGGTCCGAGAGGCCGAGGATCCGATCGCCGCCGTCGAGGACGCGATCTCGGTCTTCGACATCACGTACCGGCTCACGGAGAGCTTCAAGGAGCAGATCACGCCCCGGCTGACCGCGGCGTCCGTGTTCCACCCGGACGTGGAGGCCGTGGGTGACCCGCACGTGACGTGGGCCTGGAAACGGAGCATGGAGACCGACCCGAAGAGCGGGATCGAGATCGTGACGGTGACGCTCCAGACGCGCGCGGCCTACCCGGTCACGGTGAAGGACGGCGCGGAACGGGTGGTCGGAGTCATCCGGTCGCACTCCCTGACGACCGGACCGGGTCCGCGCGGACAGTTCGGGATGGGCCATTCCTGGCAGGGCTTCGGCGTCGACGAGTGCGCGATGGTGCTCGACGACGCGTTCCTGCCCGATGACGATGTCGCGGCGGCCACGAAGAGCCTGCGTCGGTTCGCCCAGGTGGTGACGTCGACCAAGGTCAGCACCAAGCCCGTGGGCGGCGGCGCCAAGCCCATCGACGAGGGGTTGGCGAAGCGGTGCGAAGCTGACGCAGCCTGACCCGGTCAGCGGGCCGTGGGGCCCGTCGCGACCGGCAGGTCGAGGTTGCTCCACTGCGACCACGAGCCCGGGTAGAGGGCGGCGTCGATGCCCGCGATCGCGAGTGCCGCGATCTCGTGGGCGGCGGTGACGCCGGAGCCGCAGTACGCCGCGACGGGTCGTGAGCCGTCGGCACCGAGCGCGGCGAAGCGCTCGCGTAGCTCGGCGGGGGAGCGGAAGCGTCCGTCCGGGGTGAGGTTCTCGGTGGTGGGCGCGTTGCGGGCACCGGGGATGTGTCCGGCCTTCGGGTCGATCGGCTCGACCTCGCCGCGGTAGCGCTCGGCGGCGCGGGCGTCGAGCAGCACGCCCGATGCGGCGAAGTCGGCGACCTCGTCGAGCTCCAGCACCGGAAGCGCCCCTGCCGACAACCTGACCGATCCCGGGGCCGGGGACACGTCGCCCGTCTCCAGAGGGCGACCGCTCGCGACCCACGCCGCCAGCGCGCCGTCGAGCAGGCGCACGTTCGTGAAGCCCGCCCAGCGCAGCAGCCACCACGCGCGTGCGGCGGCGAGGTTGCCGTTGTCGTCGTAGACCACGACCGAGGAGTCGTCGTGGATGCCCCACCGGCGCGCCGCGCGCTGCAGGTCGGCGAGCGACGGGAGCAGGTGACGCCCGTCCGTCGGCTCCCCGTGCGCGGCGAGCTCGGTGTCGAGCGGCACGAAGACGGCCCCCGGGACGTGACCCGCCCGGTGGGCGGCGTCGCCCGACGGACCGCCGAGGGTCCAGCGGACGTCGAGCACGACGGGCGGGCGGCCGGAGTCCAGGGCGGCGGCGAGCTCGTCGACGTCGATCAACACCTCGGCGCCCACGTGAGGCCCCGGACGCCCGTCCATCAGAGGAAGTCGTTCGGGTCGAACTCGTCGATCGGGATGACGCGGATGCGCGGCAGCTCGACGGTGAAGGCGTCGACGTCGTGCTCGAGGTCGAAGCACTCCAGCCCGCGCGGCACGAGGGCCGCGAACCGCGAGTTGCGGAACTCCTCGAAGCCCAGCACCGCGACCCGACGGCTGCCCGAGACGAGCGCCTCGACCTGCGGCACGAAGTCGCCGTCGTTGCTGGCGAGCATGACGTCGGCGTCGCGACGCGCGATCTCCTCCAGCGTGCGCTGGATGGCCAGGTCGACGACCTTCTGGTCGGGCGTGCCGGACAGCGGCACCGGCCGGTAGCCGATCGAGGTCAGCGCCTGGACGAACGGCATGGGCAGCTCGGTGTCGACCGCGAGGAAGAACAGGCCCTGCACCGGCTGGTCCCAGACCTTCTCCGCGAACCGGAGCAGGCGGTCCCAGCGCGGGCGCTCCTGAGGCTGGGGGCGGCGGCCCAGGATGGACATGCCGAGAGTGGCGTCGATGTTCTCGCCGTCGACCAGCAAGTAGGTCAAGGGGCCGGGCGTGCTGTCGTTCACGCCTCGACCCTACGCGGACGGGGACAGGCCGGGAACGAGACCGCCCTCACGGCGGGAGGAACGCCGGAAAACGCCTGCGCGACGGCGGGGTTCCGCTTAGCGTGGGTCTCCCCATGCACATACGCCCCGTCTTCCTCACTGGCCTCGCTCTCGCCCTCGCGTTCGGCGGGCTGCTGAGCGCCCCCGCCCACGCCGCCCCTCGGGTCGGCCTCGTGCAGGCCGTCGGAGTCACCGCCACCTCCGTCACGCTCACCTGGCCGAAGTACCGGGGTGCGAAGACGTACCGCGTGCAGCGCGCGGCCAACTACGCCTTCACGAAGGGCCTCCGCACCGTCAAGGCGAAGCGGAACCGGGCCACCGTGCGCGGGCTGCGCCCCGGCGTCGAGTACTGCTTCAAGGTGCGCGCGTACAACCGCAAGGGCAAGCACGTCGCGACGAGCGCTCGCACGTGCAAGCCGGCTGCCGCGATCTCGGTCCCGAGCCGGGGAGTCAGCGTCAGCACCCTGACGTACAACATCTGCTCCAAGGCCTGCGACAGCAGTCAGGAGGCCTGGTGGGCCGGGATGAAGCCGTGGGCCCAGCGACGCCCCGTCGTCACGAGGACCGTCCTGGGCTCCGGTGCGGACGTGGTGGCGCTGCAGGAGTCCTCCGGCTGGAACACCGTCGCCGCCGACGTCCGGGCCACGTACTCGACCGTGCCCGACTTCGGTCGCTACCTGACCTCGAGCCTGCTGTTCCGGACGTCACGGTTCGAGCAGGTGGCGGACACGGTGACCCACCCCGACGACTCGGCGCCCGGGGGAGTGGGCCACTGGACGACGCCCCGAGCCGCCACGATCGAGATCGGGAACGGACGGCGAGCCACCTGGTCGGAGCTGCGTGACAAGCGCACCGGGAAGCGCACGATCTTCGTGTCCGTGCACCTCTCGCCGGACAAGAGCGTCGCGGCGAACCGGCGGCGTAGGGCCGAGACGCTCTCGCTGATGCGGCAGGTGAACGCGGCGAACACGAACCGCTCGCGCGTGGTCTACCTGGGGGACTTCAACTCGAACAAGTCCCGCGGCCATGCCCGGGACACTCCGGCCCGGGTGATGGGCGCCGCCGGCTACCGCGACGCCTACGACCAGGCGCGGACGCTGTCGCGGCCGAACTACAACAGCGGGACCGCGGGCGGGCGCAAGCCGGTCGTCTCGTACACCTGGGGCGATCACGTGGACAAGGTCTGGATCCGCAAGGGCGACGGCATCGGCGTCCTGTCGTGGGCGAACGTCAACCCCCGCCGCGGCGCGAAGTACGCCGGTCCGGTCGGGTCCGACCACTGCCCGATCCGGGTGGTTCTCAAGCTCTCGTGACCCCGGAACGACGACGCCCCCGGGAGTGATCCCGGGGGCGTCGTTGGTGCAGTCGACTCAGCGCAGGTCGAACCGGTCCAGGTCCATGACCTTGGTCCAGGCGGCGACGAAGTCCTTGACGAACTTCTCCTTCGCGTCGGCGCTGGCGTAGACCTCGGCCACGGCGCGCAGCTCGGAGTTCGAGCCGAACACCAGGTCGGCGCGGGTGCCCGACCAGCGACCGTCCTTCGTGGCGAAGCGCGTGCTCGACTCGTCCGTCGCGGTCCACTCGGTGTCGATGTCGAGCAGGTTGACGAAGAAGTCGTTCGTCAGGGCGCCGACCCGGTCGGTGAGGACACCGAGGTTCGAGCCGTCGTAGTTCGCGCCCAGGACCCGCAGGCCGCCGACCAGGACGGTCGTCTCCGGCGCCGTCAGGGTCAGCAGGTTGGCGCGGTCGATCAGCTCGTACTCCGCCGGCATGCCGCCCTTGCCCTCGTAGTTGCGGAACCCGTCGTGACGCGGCTCCAGGTACGAGAACGACTCGACGTCGGTCTGCTCCGGCGTGGCGTCGACGCGGCCCACCGAGACGGGGACCGTGATCTCGACGCCGCCGTCACGGGCGGCCTTCTCGATCGCGGCCGCACCGGCGATGGCGATGACGTCGGCCAGCGAGACGGCCTTGTCGTAGCCGTCCGCCACGTCCTGCAGGACCGAGATGACCTTCGCCAGCTGAGCGGGGTTGTTGACCGCCCAGCCGTTCTGCGGGGCCAGGCGGATGCGGGCGCCGTTGAGGCCGCCGCGCTTGTCGCTGCCACGGAAGGACGACGCGGCCGCCCAGGCGGTGGAGACCAGTTCCGAGACGGTCAGACCGGTCTCGAGGACCTTGGCCTTGAGCGCGGTGACGTCGGCGTCGCCGATGACGTCGCCCTCCCACGTCGGCAGCGGGTCCTGCCAGAGCAGGTCCTCCTGCGGCGCCTCGGGACCGAGGTAGCGCGCCTTCGGGCCCATGTCGCGGTGCGTCAGCTTGAACCAGGCGCGCGCGAACGCGTCGGTGAACGCCTGCGGGTCGTTCTTGAAGCGCAGCGCGATCTCGCGGTAGGCCGGGTCCTCGCGCAGGGCGATGTCGGACGTCAGCATGCGGGGCTCGCGACGGCCGTCACCGAACGCCTCGGGCACCATGTCCCCACCGGCGCCGTTGATCGGACGCCACTGGTGCGCGCCGGCCGGCGAGGTGAAGAGCTCCCACTCGTACGCGAACAGGATGTGGAAGAACTCGTTGTCCCAGCGGGTCGGGTGGTAGGTCCAGGTGACCTCCAGGCCCGACGTGATCGTGTCGGGGCCGTGGCCCGTTCCGTGGGTGTTCTTCCACCCCAGACCCATCTGCTCGATGGGCGCGCCCTCGGGCTCGGGCTGCAGGTGGTCGGCCTCGGCGGCGCCGTGCGTCTTGCCGAAGGTGTGTCCACCGCCGATGAGCGCGACGGTCTCCTCGTCGTTCATCGCCATGCGGCCGAACGTCTCGCGGATGTCGCGCGCCGAGGCGAGCGGGTCGGGGTGACCGGCCGGGCCCTCGGGGTTGACGTAGATCAGGCCCATCTGGACGGCGGCCAGCGGGTTCTCGAGGTCGCGCTCGCCCTCGTAGCGGTGCTCGTCGCCCAGCCACTCGGTCTCGGCGCCCCAGTACACGTCCTGGTCGGCCTCCCACACGTCCTCGCGACCGCCGGCGAAGCCGAAGGTCGGGAAGCCCATGGTCTCGAGGGACACGTTGCCCGCGAGGATCATCAGGTCGGCCCAGCTGATCTTCTTGCCGTACTTCTGCTTGACCGGCCACAGCAGGCGGCGGGCCTTGTCGAGGTTGACGTTGTCCGGCCAGGAGTTGAGCGGGGCGAACCGCTGCTGGCCGGCGCCGGCGCCGCCGCGGCCGTCCGTCACGCGGTACGTGCCGGCGCTGTGCCACGCCATGCGGA
Above is a window of Aeromicrobium senzhongii DNA encoding:
- a CDS encoding methionine ABC transporter ATP-binding protein → MALVELRDVHKTFAPTKRGGAPIEAVRGVSLDVEAGEIHAIVGYSGAGKSTLVRLVNALEQPTSGTVTVDGTRLDQLGERDLRRVRQGIGMVFQQFNLMRSRTVWGNLEFPLKLAGVDPAERQRRISELLHFVGLADKAHAHPEQLSGGQKQRVGIARALATNPSILLADESTSALDPDTTREVLGLLRKVNEELGITIIVITHEMDVVRTLAHKVSVMETGRVVESGPVIDIFARPREAVTRRFVSTLVDEVPQGAELEALRRQFEGRLIVVDVEGHTSQSDVFTALATRGLSVEVVQGGVNRVGPAVFGHVTLAVRGEGVDEVVAEVGRLEGVEVLA
- a CDS encoding methionine ABC transporter permease → MISQDTNLPELWSLIGTATWETVYMVAITLAIGGFLGLGVGLALYATRAGGLFANRVAFTLLNLVVNFFRPIPFVIFIATVQPLARLVVGIGIGNKAIIFAMTLAAMFGIGRIVEQNLVTVDSGVIEAARSMGASRLRILTTVVVPEALGPLILGYTFAFVAIVDMSAIAGAIGAGGLGNFALQYGYRQFDTVVTWTVVLIIVAFVQVGQFLGNTAARRVLRR
- a CDS encoding sulfurtransferase, translated to MDGRPGPHVGAEVLIDVDELAAALDSGRPPVVLDVRWTLGGPSGDAAHRAGHVPGAVFVPLDTELAAHGEPTDGRHLLPSLADLQRAARRWGIHDDSSVVVYDDNGNLAAARAWWLLRWAGFTNVRLLDGALAAWVASGRPLETGDVSPAPGSVRLSAGALPVLELDEVADFAASGVLLDARAAERYRGEVEPIDPKAGHIPGARNAPTTENLTPDGRFRSPAELRERFAALGADGSRPVAAYCGSGVTAAHEIAALAIAGIDAALYPGSWSQWSNLDLPVATGPTAR
- a CDS encoding NYN domain-containing protein, translated to MNDSTPGPLTYLLVDGENIDATLGMSILGRRPQPQERPRWDRLLRFAEKVWDQPVQGLFFLAVDTELPMPFVQALTSIGYRPVPLSGTPDQKVVDLAIQRTLEEIARRDADVMLASNDGDFVPQVEALVSGSRRVAVLGFEEFRNSRFAALVPRGLECFDLEHDVDAFTVELPRIRVIPIDEFDPNDFL
- a CDS encoding fibronectin type III domain-containing protein; this encodes MHIRPVFLTGLALALAFGGLLSAPAHAAPRVGLVQAVGVTATSVTLTWPKYRGAKTYRVQRAANYAFTKGLRTVKAKRNRATVRGLRPGVEYCFKVRAYNRKGKHVATSARTCKPAAAISVPSRGVSVSTLTYNICSKACDSSQEAWWAGMKPWAQRRPVVTRTVLGSGADVVALQESSGWNTVAADVRATYSTVPDFGRYLTSSLLFRTSRFEQVADTVTHPDDSAPGGVGHWTTPRAATIEIGNGRRATWSELRDKRTGKRTIFVSVHLSPDKSVAANRRRRAETLSLMRQVNAANTNRSRVVYLGDFNSNKSRGHARDTPARVMGAAGYRDAYDQARTLSRPNYNSGTAGGRKPVVSYTWGDHVDKVWIRKGDGIGVLSWANVNPRRGAKYAGPVGSDHCPIRVVLKLS
- the katG gene encoding catalase/peroxidase HPI, encoding MSDQNHPDAILAEVNDPDEAKGKCPVVHNQLPKPTAGDANRKWWPERLNLQILAKNAPARNPMDDDFDYREEFSSLDLDALKADIAAVLTDSKDWWPADFGNYGPLMIRMAWHSAGTYRVTDGRGGAGAGQQRFAPLNSWPDNVNLDKARRLLWPVKQKYGKKISWADLMILAGNVSLETMGFPTFGFAGGREDVWEADQDVYWGAETEWLGDEHRYEGERDLENPLAAVQMGLIYVNPEGPAGHPDPLASARDIRETFGRMAMNDEETVALIGGGHTFGKTHGAAEADHLQPEPEGAPIEQMGLGWKNTHGTGHGPDTITSGLEVTWTYHPTRWDNEFFHILFAYEWELFTSPAGAHQWRPINGAGGDMVPEAFGDGRREPRMLTSDIALREDPAYREIALRFKNDPQAFTDAFARAWFKLTHRDMGPKARYLGPEAPQEDLLWQDPLPTWEGDVIGDADVTALKAKVLETGLTVSELVSTAWAAASSFRGSDKRGGLNGARIRLAPQNGWAVNNPAQLAKVISVLQDVADGYDKAVSLADVIAIAGAAAIEKAARDGGVEITVPVSVGRVDATPEQTDVESFSYLEPRHDGFRNYEGKGGMPAEYELIDRANLLTLTAPETTVLVGGLRVLGANYDGSNLGVLTDRVGALTNDFFVNLLDIDTEWTATDESSTRFATKDGRWSGTRADLVFGSNSELRAVAEVYASADAKEKFVKDFVAAWTKVMDLDRFDLR